Genomic segment of Panicum virgatum strain AP13 chromosome 2K, P.virgatum_v5, whole genome shotgun sequence:
GTTTGCAACCCCCTCCCCTGTCCTCGGGTCCATCACCGTCACGAGTAAGattctgaagtctgaactcttGGGGCTTGATTGGTTGCCCGCGTCTAGCACCAACAGGCTCCACGGATGCAAAAGATTGATATTGGTTCCCTGTACTCAGCGGTAGCCCTGGCTCAtcagatgcaagaagccactTCGAGCCAGGCTCCCAAGATACACAGAAAACAGTCATTTCCCTAGAGTCTGGCTGGCGCCATGCGCGTGCGAAAACTCGGACCACACCGCAGAGACCTAAACAGCCGGTTTGCTTGCAGCAAAACAGGCTACCAATCACTATCTTCACCCCGCCTGGTTGCATATGAATGAGGACGAAACAGAAGGTCCTTGCACCTTGGGAGCCTAGCCAGCGGTGGCCTGCATCGCCGGTGCGAGCCAGGCTCGGCAGCTAAAGGAACCAATCAGGCCCTTGATGTTCCAATCTAGAAACCTACCCAAAGTAAACATGAATGAACCAAAACATTAACTCTCATACTGCTCGTCCAACTCATCCTCGGACCAATGATCCTAATAAATTCCTAATTGAAGTGAGTATACTAGTATATTTCTACAACTCAAAAACTACTGTGTGTATATATAGGAACAGTCTCGCTAACTTTTGCTTCGATTATGTCTGTGCTGGTTCAAATCATGAGCGTTGATTTTAGATCTAGACCATCGGACCATCCCCTCCGACCACTGTCAAGTCGTCCTCCCGTTCCCGTCTACCCAGCCCGGAAGCCGTACTCAAAACCCCAGgccggcaagcgccgccgcgacccgccacgccgccatgtccgccgccgcggcgctccgGGCGACTGAACCGCTGCCCCTCCCGAGCGGGCTCTCTCTCTCGCCGCGCCTCAAGCTTCTGCTCACCTTCTTCCGCGCCGACCTCACCGTCCGCCCCCTCGACGAGTGGCAGCTCAAGTCCGCACTCCTCGCCTTCCTTCGCGACCCGCCTCTCTCGCTCCCGCTCCTCCCTGACTCCGACCTCTCCGTGCGCCGCCTCCCCGACCTCCagaagcgccgccgcgaggagccTGTTGCCTCTGGCGTCCTCCACGTCCGCGATCTCTCCTTCCTCCGCCCCCgcaagggcgacggcgaggccgaTGGGATGACCCCGGAACAGGAGGAGGAGAAGTACTTCGAGTGGCGGAGCTCCCTGGTTGAGAAGCTCGAAGGCATCGAGCTCAACCTGGAGGGAGTCAAGTTCAGGATGACAGTCGAGATCCCGCCGTCCGATGACTTCAGGGTGATGAAGAAGTCATGGGAGAATTTCTACTCCTCCGAGCTACTCAATAGCAGTATGAACTGGTTCCTGTATTGTATTTTCTTGGTATTCCCTGCTAGGTGGAGTTGGATTGACATTTGCTGGTATCAGGGAACCCGGTGAGGAAGATAGCGAAAAGGCCGGATACAATTGTTGTCCGTGGTGTGCCGTCCAGGTGGTTTGCGGAAACAAGAGTATCATCCAAGCCATCTACGCTGGTCACGCACACAATTTTTTCAGCACTGGGCAAAATAAGGTGGGTTTTGGTGTTCTCAGAATTTGTTTGGCTCATAACCCAGTGCCTGCATTTTCAATGGTTTACAGCTTAAATGAATTAGTGATGTAAGAAATGGAAGCTGCCAAAGCCTGAAGTCATCTAAACTAAATGGACATGATCTGCATTCGGCCTCTTATAAAAATCTAAAACACTGTTATTCCTTATTCGATTCAATTTTGTCCGTCTCAGCAGCttcttgttttgtttgtagaacaACATTTATTCTCATGTGTCTTATCATCTTATGTTATCCTGAAAAGTGCATACTGCTACTGAATTGATACGCATAGAATATCTAAGTTTTGCAGGTAGCTTCCTCAATGTGTTATTATTAGTTCATTTTTCACATATTGCTTTCTATACAGTGGTTAGTGGTAGTATGATACTTCGCATGTACATCAGCAAATATAAATTTGCGATGATTATAATTCATATATGAAGCATATTTCTAGATCATAAATAGAAAAGAAACTACAAAAAAACATCTCGATAAGCTGACAAGCTTGCCCTTTGCAAAATGATTTCCTGTGAATTGGCTTCATTGAAGCTGTGGTACTCCGATCTTCATATTTCATTAGTATCTGTATTCATATAGTTTTTTTTCTCCTTACTAGCGTTGAAGGTACTTTGTATCTGTATAGTTTTTTTCCTTACTAGCCTTTAAGGTACTATGATAATTTTTACTCTGTTAATACTAGATTCTGCAGTACATTTTACCGTCCATGTACTTATTGGGCCTAGTACTTTCTTGCAACATTCTTCCATCCAAATGACAGGACCCTAAATATTGCAAATGATGATGAGTTAGAAGCAAAAGAAGATGGCTCTACTAAGGAGCTCATATCTGGACTCAATTGCAAAGTTTGGGTGCAATTTGAGAACTACGATGACTTCCATGATGCAATGAAGGCGTTATGTGGACGCTCTTTAGAGAAGGTAAGTTTTTTTTCAGTTATCTATCATTTTTCAATGCTTCCTTCTGATTAGGACAGCAATATGACAAATTggcaacatttgcttcaccaTTTTATTTACGGTACCTAAGTTGATTCATCATTCCATAAGGATTGATTTGCAGTTTACAGTTGTCTACCAGCAGTGATTTTGTGTGGATGTTTCATAGCATGTGCCCTTCTCAAGTTCTCAACTTCTCATGCGCGGCATAATCACATAACCATCTCAAATAGTACTAGATATTATCTACCTTTGTTACTTTATGTCTGGAGAACCCTGTGGAGAAACATTTCATGATCTTGAAAATGCCTATCTTTGTACTGCATAAACTGAAAAGCTAGTGAGCCATAGTAGCATGTACTAATTAGAGTACAGATATCTTAAATTAGCCAAGGATATCACGCCACAAGAAACTTAAAAATGCTTGTACCTATTGTAATCTTTGGTTAGAAGTATTTGTATGATGATTGACAGCTGCAACATCTGTCAGGAATTGCTCATTCACTTGCATATACAGCTCTAGCAAGTGTTATCTGAGAGCCTTTTGAAGGAACATATTTCATTCTACCTTGGCATGCATTTAAAGTGATAACTTCACTTTTCTAACACTTACAGTGACCCACATGTTCGCAATACTGTTTCTTTTTAGAATTGGTTCAAGACATCTAATGATTGTTTGTATTATGTACTTTTGGAAATATATTGAGATCTTCAGTTTGTTTCTGAAGGAAGGATCACGGTTGAAAGTAGACTATGACGTGACCTGGGACCGCGAAGGTTTCTTCCGTATTGCTCAGTATGAGCCTGCTCATAGCAGGTTAGGTGAGAGGGATGCATCAGCATCAGTTCATGGCCGGAAGAAACATTACACTTCACGAATTGAGTCAGATCATAGGAAGAGATTTAGGGTAAGTCACCAGATCAAGCCTTCTATTTAAGTTTCTAGTCTTCTGTAGTTCTGTGGTGTGTGTGTTGTCTGCTTCAGCAAAACATTGTGCGCATGGTAGTTGGTAGCTGCCAAATTTATCTGTCGACCTAACTTTTCATGGTTCTAGTAAAATCACTACCTGCTCTGTTAATTATCTGTAAAATACTTTCATTTCAAATACTCGGTCAATATATCCTGATGCTAGGCAGTGTTGTGAAGTTTATCTTGCCAATTTCATTGGGTTTCATTTGCAAAtatgatgtatttattactttTATCTCTATGTTCTCAAAGTTTTGAACATGCTGTTTCCATTCATTTTGATTCAGGATTGATGACGCAAGAGTATGGTATGAGCAACACTGTTGTTCCATGAGGAGAGGGAAACGGCTGTTATGTACCATTGTATTGCTCCATTCTcagatttcaattttttttcctcctttcATTGTCAATTAACCTAACAGAAAATTCATTCTGATAGTTACTGATCTGTAGTTATGACTATCAGTATTGTGCTGGTTGATAGAGGGCAGAGAGCAAAACAAAACACAACTGTTTTTTCTTGTCTAAGAATTGATAGATTGAGGACCGGTGGCGCAGCCCATGCTCATCGATCAGAAATGAGAATTGGGATGGATAAACCTACACGTGCGCTCTTAACTGCAGATAGGGTACAGCCGTGCAGGTCGAGCTTTCTAGATACCAGAACTGCAGTctctgtttttttctttctttgaaaGATTGCAGTCTCTGGTTTGGATAACCTCTTTCTGTGTAGAGGATGAGATGTTTTCTCTGACGCAAGGCTAAGATCAAGTAGGGGATGTGGATCCCTGTCTGCAATATGTTCCCACTGAAATCTGTAACTTGAGATTGGTGTCGAGCAGGTGTCTCGTGGAATCACGGTGCAGATGTGGCAGGTGCCGATGCATCGACTTGCTTTGAATCTTCTCGTCTAGAATGTCAACCAGGTTGTATATTTCCAACTTCCAAGCATCTAGAAGTACACATGCCTGACTTTTGTTCCATGCGCCCTTCTTCACGCTCATGCAGTGTTGCAACATGCATAAATCTAGAAGTGGAAAAAGTCGGGCAGGCGAATGAGTGGAAAAAGGACAAATATGTCCACGGCAAAAGAGATATATTGCTGTGATCTGAAATGAATCAGGATTCATACAAAGATGATTCGAGATGAGAAGCAGGCTGAACTTTGTGGGATATCCATGATTCAGGAGT
This window contains:
- the LOC120693051 gene encoding uncharacterized protein LOC120693051, with protein sequence MSAAAALRATEPLPLPSGLSLSPRLKLLLTFFRADLTVRPLDEWQLKSALLAFLRDPPLSLPLLPDSDLSVRRLPDLQKRRREEPVASGVLHVRDLSFLRPRKGDGEADGMTPEQEEEKYFEWRSSLVEKLEGIELNLEGVKFRMTVEIPPSDDFRVMKKSWENFYSSELLNSRNPVRKIAKRPDTIVVRGVPSRWFAETRVSSKPSTLVTHTIFSALGKIRTLNIANDDELEAKEDGSTKELISGLNCKVWVQFENYDDFHDAMKALCGRSLEKEGSRLKVDYDVTWDREGFFRIAQYEPAHSRLGERDASASVHGRKKHYTSRIESDHRKRFRD